The DNA sequence CGCTGAAGTCCATCAAGATCCCAGTGAAGAAGCATGGCCTGCTAACAGAGACGAACTCAGAGCTGGAGGATCCTCAGCGGAGATCTCCCTCGAGTCCACCTCCTCCGCCTCCTGACCCGCTCCGGGACGTTTCCGGGGCCGGCCGCTTGGTCAGGCCTCGGGTTCAGGAGTATACACACTTCCTCAAAGAAGTGGACAATGACATTGAGCGGCTGATCCTCACCACGGAGGCTCGGGAGGAGGGGTTTGGAAGAGGCTCCGATGGAGGCCGGCGCTGGGGTTCTAGAGGAAAGCGTCTGACGGGTCACGGGGCGGACTGGGGCATCCAGTGGTGGAACGCTGTGATAGCCATGCTGCTCATTGGGATCGTCTTGCCCATTTTCTACGTGGTGTACTTTAAAAGCCAAGAAAGCGTGGAGTCTGCGGCGGACGAAGCCATGGCGAACAGCACTGTGGCTACCTCAAATAACTCAGGAGCGAGCTTCAGCACGGCTAACCCCAGGGGTGTGATTAGGAACCACTTGGACAAgccatagacacacacacacacacacacacacacgaacataTACGGCCCATAGCCCATGATGGGGGTTTTAAACATGTGCAGACGCTGCAGTGGGGACTTTTAAATATCTGGGTATTTGCCATAGGAACAAAAGGGTTAATGAACCACATTAGCCGCCAGAATAAAGGAGTGCAGTCCTCTTCAGAATGGAGCCTAGAAATGAATGACTTACGACATGGGagtattttaattattacatttttatataaaaaatacatgtacacGTGGGCGGCGCAGTGGTGCTACCCCTTCATTTCACTTTTCAGGCCACTGACCTCCCAACAGGACGTcttagtagtgtgtgtgtgtgtgagtgactaggtgagtgtgtgaaattctccagagtcgtgtgtgtgtgtgtgtgaaattattcacagttGTGAAtaatcgtgtgtgtgtgcgcatgtgtgaaagagtgtgaaattattcacagttttgtgcgagagagtgtgagaaattatttgtgtgtgtgtgtgtgagagagaaattattcacagttttgtgtgtgtgtgtgtgtgttacttggTGATGGACTGAGGCCTGGTTCTGGTCGTGTTTGTGCCTTACACAGTGAATCCACTGCGTCccagatcaggatgaagcaattacagaagatgaatgaatgagtaaatattTATCTCACAGTAAAAAGATCACCCTAAAAATAACACTGCAGCGTTAGAATGTTAGAAATCACCTGTTTGAATTATGCAGTGACTACCGTACCTCTGTGTGAAACTGCTCAGACCTGgtttcactcagtcagtcagtcactcactcactcactcagtcactcactcactcactcagtcactcactcactcagtcagtccatcactcactcagtccatcactcactcagtcagtcactcactcactcagtcagtcactcagtcactcactcagtcagtccatcactcactcagtccatcactcactcagtcagtcactcactcactcagtcagtcactcactcagtcactcactcactcagtcagtccatcactcactcagtccatcactcactcagtcagtcactcactcactcagtcagtcactcagtcactcactcagtcagtccatcactcactcagtccatcactcactcagtcagtcactcactcactcactcagtcactcactcagtcactcactcactcagtcagtccatcactcactcagtccatcactcactcagtcagtcactcactcactcagtcagtcactcagtcagtcactcactcagtcagtccatcactcactcagtccatcactcactcagtcagtcactcactcactcagtcagtcactcagtcagtcactcactcagtcagtcactcactcagtcagtcactcagtcagtcactcactcagtcagtccatcactcactcagtccatcactcactcagtcagtcagtcactcactcagtcagtcactcagtaatGTTTAACAAAATGCTCCTCAAAGGGTGTAAGACCCTGCTTTGTATCAATGCCCCAGCGTCTACTGTTAGAGACTGGAGTTAGTGGACTATCTCTTTGTGGAGAAGAGTATTAACGTTTTGTGGAAATCAAACACTCACAATAttgtcctgtttgtttttgatgTTAAAGCCATGAGAAAGACTGATGCCACAGAATGTAGCCCCAGATGGTGGTCCAATAGGTAATCGTTGGACTAGAAGACTGACCCTGTGGGTTCGTTTCTGTGACCCGGTTTGTCCTGTTTGAACGAAAGAGCCGAATGTTCTCATGTTTTTTATGGTACCGAGTTGCAGTGTAATACCAAAAGTGCCAATAAATCAATGTACTTTT is a window from the Hoplias malabaricus isolate fHopMal1 chromosome 11, fHopMal1.hap1, whole genome shotgun sequence genome containing:
- the lysmd4 gene encoding lysM and putative peptidoglycan-binding domain-containing protein 4 isoform X2; its protein translation is MRRGDPPPQAFQAPVDVHASEDGQVYMFRGRQDELGVSSEDEELNVMELRPRNWDAPSQERSGVGELLLLERKITHEDNLNKLALQYGCQVADIKRVNNLIKEQDLYALKSIKIPVKKHGLLTETNSELEDPQRRSPSSPPPPPPDPLRDVSGAGRLVRPRVQEYTHFLKEVDNDIERLILTTEAREEGFGRGSDGGRRWGSRGKRLTGHGADWGIQWWNAVIAMLLIGIVLPIFYVVYFKSQESVESAADEAMANSTVATSNNSGASFSTANPRGVIRNHLDKP
- the lysmd4 gene encoding lysM and putative peptidoglycan-binding domain-containing protein 4 isoform X1, which encodes MRRGDPPPQAFQAPVDVHASEDGQVYMFRGRQDELGVSSEDEELNVMELRPRNWDAPSQERSGVGELLLLERKITHEDNLNKLALQYGCQVLELRGLMSTDGEVADIKRVNNLIKEQDLYALKSIKIPVKKHGLLTETNSELEDPQRRSPSSPPPPPPDPLRDVSGAGRLVRPRVQEYTHFLKEVDNDIERLILTTEAREEGFGRGSDGGRRWGSRGKRLTGHGADWGIQWWNAVIAMLLIGIVLPIFYVVYFKSQESVESAADEAMANSTVATSNNSGASFSTANPRGVIRNHLDKP